GAGCCCGTTTAGTTTTGCTGTCAGCACCTAAGTAACCGGAGCCTAAGCGGTGGTTTATTCCCCTTCACCAGGGAACAGGAACGGGTTGATACTACTGCGGGCAAAGCCCTCCTGTTCCATCTTGGCATCCAGCACCAGCGATGCCAAATCGTCTGCCACCGCCTCCACCTTGGGATCTTTCTCTTGATAGAGGATCTTAAGATAGGTGCCGCAGTCACCGCAGCTTTCGGCCTTAATCGCCGCCTGCTCACTATCCAGCGACCAGTAATGCAGGTTGCCGGTTTGCTCACAGTTGCTGCATTTTACCCGCACAACGTGCCATTCGGACTCACACAGGTTGCAGTGCAAATAGCGCAGGCCGTTAGTGGTGCCCATATGTACCATGCTACTTACCGGCATGCTGCCACAGACCGGGCAGAACTGGCGCTGCTCGCCATATTCCGCGCGCGCTTTGCCGGGAATCAGGCTGGCCATTTGCGCCCAATAGAGCGACAGAGCGGCCCAGATAAACGGTGCTTTATCGCTGCTGACTTGCGAAAACTCGCTGGTCAGCAGGGCGCCGGCCATCTGCTCTAGCTCCTGTTCTGAGGCTTTCTCCAGGTTTTCAATGACGGCCAGCGCCGGGCCGCTCATTTCCGGTTTTAATTCGGCAATAAGCGAGTGCAGCAGGCGCTGCCAGTGGGCGTCGCGCGGAAGAATATGGATATCCAGCGGCGGTTTACCCTGGGCGGCGGCTTCGGCGATGCGCGCGCTAAGGTCCATTTCCAGCGGATGGTCAT
This genomic interval from Salmonella enterica subsp. enterica serovar Choleraesuis contains the following:
- the fdhE gene encoding protein FdhE, yielding MSIRIIPQDKLEKSDKSTAGMIPPLLFPRLKNLYNRRAERLRELAANNPLGDYLRFAALIAHAQEVVLYDHPLEMDLSARIAEAAAQGKPPLDIHILPRDAHWQRLLHSLIAELKPEMSGPALAVIENLEKASEQELEQMAGALLTSEFSQVSSDKAPFIWAALSLYWAQMASLIPGKARAEYGEQRQFCPVCGSMPVSSMVHMGTTNGLRYLHCNLCESEWHVVRVKCSNCEQTGNLHYWSLDSEQAAIKAESCGDCGTYLKILYQEKDPKVEAVADDLASLVLDAKMEQEGFARSSINPFLFPGEGE